A genomic region of Polyangia bacterium contains the following coding sequences:
- a CDS encoding flagellar FlbD family protein has translation MIFLTRLGGSEVVINTDLIVTVEKTPDTVITLTTGDRIMVKEPVEEVVERAAAFRHRVLQGPGVRADRHDVAAALAESANGEATDDDSGPAGRGT, from the coding sequence ATGATTTTTCTCACGCGACTGGGAGGCAGCGAGGTGGTCATCAACACTGACCTCATTGTCACTGTCGAAAAGACCCCAGACACGGTCATCACTTTGACGACGGGCGATCGGATCATGGTCAAGGAACCCGTCGAAGAGGTCGTCGAGCGGGCGGCGGCCTTTCGGCATCGCGTCTTGCAGGGGCCGGGTGTGCGCGCGGATCGGCATGACGTGGCGGCCGCGCTGGCGGAGAGCGCCAACGGCGAGGCCACCGACGACGACAGCGGCCCGGCGGGCCGGGGGACGTAA
- a CDS encoding flagellar hook assembly protein FlgD, which yields MSTAIPGINTGPATPPTTADPLGSSTLGKDDFLKLLMAQLANQDPTAPQDDTAFVAQLAQFSTLEQAQGTNSRLDTLLLAEANKNQTDYVNFIGKDVTYSTNSLSHQQGLADVSQGTLGSAANKVTVDIMDSSGNVVRELNLGAQAAGPVQIIWDGNNASGTPQPTGTYTVQVTATDASGAAVNCDLHATGTATGVVFNNGIPQLSVNGTQIPMANVTSISERSTQ from the coding sequence ATGTCCACCGCCATACCTGGGATCAACACCGGCCCCGCCACGCCGCCCACCACCGCCGATCCGCTGGGCAGCAGCACGCTGGGCAAAGACGATTTTCTCAAACTGCTGATGGCTCAATTGGCCAACCAGGATCCCACCGCGCCTCAGGACGACACGGCGTTCGTGGCGCAGCTGGCGCAGTTTTCCACGCTGGAACAGGCCCAGGGCACCAACAGTCGGCTCGATACTCTGTTGCTGGCCGAGGCGAACAAGAACCAGACCGACTACGTGAACTTCATCGGCAAGGACGTCACCTACAGCACCAACTCGCTGAGTCACCAGCAGGGGCTGGCCGACGTCTCGCAAGGGACGCTGGGGAGCGCGGCCAACAAAGTCACGGTCGACATCATGGACAGCAGCGGCAACGTCGTGCGCGAGCTGAACCTGGGCGCGCAGGCGGCTGGCCCGGTGCAAATCATCTGGGACGGAAACAACGCCTCCGGCACGCCGCAACCGACGGGCACGTACACGGTGCAGGTCACCGCTACCGACGCCTCGGGCGCGGCGGTCAATTGCGACCTGCACGCCACGGGGACCGCCACCGGGGTGGTCTTCAACAATGGAATTCCTCAACTGTCAGTCAACGGAACCCAAATCCCAATGGCAAATGTCACGTCAATCAGTGAAAGGAGCACGCAATGA
- a CDS encoding FliH/SctL family protein, translating into MAGARVATAEATFGHRGSLTGQRRVVPLLDLPKAPRGGSLTTNDAAIEPLAPPLPPPPPQPGPEFAQRLAKAIGDLRAQSVRIGEQAEADVVELATVIAERILEKELQTGKDALFSLVRSAVRRLGESRKIVVRLSPSDAAAVKAAGDDGPLRGLAIVKVDVIADPTLSAGDCMVDGEHGSVDGKLSTRLDEVRRIVGAALAAAEETP; encoded by the coding sequence ATGGCCGGCGCGCGCGTCGCCACCGCCGAAGCGACGTTCGGGCATCGCGGCTCGCTGACCGGACAAAGGCGGGTGGTCCCGCTTTTGGATCTGCCGAAGGCGCCCAGGGGCGGCAGCCTGACGACCAACGACGCCGCGATCGAACCGCTGGCGCCGCCGTTGCCGCCGCCCCCTCCCCAACCCGGACCAGAGTTCGCCCAGCGGTTGGCCAAGGCCATCGGCGATCTGCGGGCGCAGTCGGTGCGCATCGGCGAGCAGGCCGAGGCCGACGTGGTGGAGTTGGCCACGGTGATCGCCGAGCGCATCCTGGAAAAAGAGCTGCAGACAGGCAAGGACGCGCTGTTTTCGCTGGTGCGGTCGGCCGTGCGGCGCCTGGGTGAGTCGCGCAAGATCGTCGTCCGCCTGTCGCCGAGCGACGCGGCGGCGGTGAAGGCAGCCGGCGACGACGGCCCGCTGCGGGGGCTGGCCATCGTCAAGGTCGACGTCATTGCCGACCCCACGCTGTCGGCGGGCGACTGCATGGTCGACGGCGAGCACGGCAGCGTCGACGGCAAGCTGTCGACGCGCCTCGATGAGGTGCGGCGGATCGTCGGCGCCGCCTTGGCCGCTGCAGAGGAGACACCGTGA
- a CDS encoding FliI/YscN family ATPase: MTADQHPVDEAVGIEAGELLTTPAAAVAAPTQPESAPLAQSKFRATPNRALVDRVRRALAESEPMVVAGKVTRASGIIVEAMLPQVAVGTACVIATSAGKLISAEVVGFSRSRALLMPFGELAGIGEGCAVWPRSSAAEIPVGDGLLGRIVDAAMRPVDGGPPLALSTSVPLNASPPHAMSRRRIGRPLSLGIRALDACLTCGEGQRVGIMAGPGVGKSVLLGMLARSAEADVIVCGLVGERGREVREFVERDLGAQGLARSVVVVATADESPLVRVRAAMAATSVAEYFRGRGKRVLLLLDSLSRVAMAQREIGLAAGEPPTSRGYPPSVFAALPRLVERAGNDSGAGSITAMYTVLAEGGEDLTDPVADAARAALDGHVVLSRKLANSGHFPAIDVLASISRVMTDIVGPDHNRLAREAREVLSTYRDSADLIEVGAYVAGTNPRVDRALRSINAVNALFRQEPNARFRMDETLAGLRAALEGGEAARA, translated from the coding sequence GTGACCGCCGACCAGCACCCGGTCGACGAAGCGGTCGGCATCGAAGCGGGCGAGCTGCTCACCACGCCGGCCGCCGCGGTCGCGGCACCGACCCAGCCAGAGTCGGCGCCGCTGGCCCAATCCAAGTTCAGGGCGACGCCAAACCGCGCGCTGGTCGATCGCGTGCGCCGCGCCCTGGCCGAGAGCGAACCGATGGTGGTGGCCGGCAAGGTCACCCGCGCCTCGGGGATCATCGTCGAGGCCATGCTGCCGCAGGTGGCGGTGGGGACGGCCTGCGTGATTGCCACCAGCGCTGGCAAGTTGATCAGCGCCGAGGTGGTGGGATTTTCGCGCTCGCGGGCGTTGCTGATGCCGTTCGGCGAGCTGGCCGGAATCGGTGAAGGCTGTGCGGTGTGGCCACGCTCCAGCGCCGCGGAGATCCCGGTGGGCGACGGCCTGCTGGGGCGGATCGTCGATGCCGCCATGCGCCCGGTCGACGGCGGTCCGCCGCTGGCCCTGTCCACCAGCGTGCCGCTGAACGCCTCGCCGCCGCACGCGATGTCCCGGCGCCGCATCGGGCGCCCGTTGAGTCTGGGCATCCGCGCGCTGGACGCCTGCCTGACCTGCGGCGAAGGCCAGCGCGTCGGCATCATGGCCGGCCCGGGCGTGGGCAAGAGCGTGCTTTTGGGCATGTTGGCCCGCAGCGCCGAGGCTGACGTCATCGTCTGCGGCCTGGTCGGCGAGCGTGGCCGCGAAGTGCGCGAGTTCGTCGAGCGCGATCTGGGCGCGCAAGGCCTGGCGCGTTCGGTGGTGGTGGTGGCCACCGCCGACGAATCGCCGCTGGTGCGCGTGCGCGCCGCCATGGCCGCCACGTCGGTGGCCGAATACTTTCGCGGGCGGGGCAAGCGGGTGTTGCTGCTCTTGGATTCTCTTTCACGCGTGGCGATGGCCCAGCGGGAGATCGGACTTGCCGCCGGCGAGCCGCCGACGTCGCGCGGGTATCCGCCGTCGGTGTTCGCGGCCCTGCCGCGACTGGTGGAACGCGCCGGCAACGACAGCGGCGCCGGCAGCATCACCGCCATGTACACCGTCCTGGCAGAAGGCGGCGAGGACCTGACGGATCCAGTGGCCGACGCCGCCCGCGCCGCCCTGGACGGCCACGTGGTGCTGTCGCGGAAGCTGGCCAACTCCGGGCATTTTCCGGCCATCGATGTTCTGGCCAGCATCAGCCGGGTCATGACCGACATCGTCGGTCCCGACCACAATCGACTGGCCCGCGAGGCGCGCGAGGTCCTGTCGACGTACCGCGACTCCGCGGATCTGATCGAGGTCGGCGCCTATGTGGCCGGCACCAACCCGCGCGTCGATCGCGCCTTGCGCAGCATCAACGCGGTGAACGCCCTTTTTCGGCAAGAGCCGAACGCGCGCTTTCGCATGGACGAGACGCTGGCCGGCCTGCGCGCGGCGCTGGAAGGCGGGGAGGCGGCTCGTGCTTAG
- the flgB gene encoding flagellar basal body rod protein FlgB, with product MKIFDATLSTLEQSLDVRLVEHNVLAGNVANVDTPGYKPKELDFSAAMAAARTSAGGDTMSATEPNHMGANGGTISDQSRVTEIAASMISDGRGTTNPSFDGNGVDLDRTMAGMAENSLQYGASARAASKKLAILRYATDGGS from the coding sequence ATGAAAATCTTCGACGCCACTTTGAGCACACTGGAACAATCGCTGGACGTGCGCCTGGTCGAGCACAACGTTCTGGCCGGCAATGTGGCCAACGTCGACACCCCTGGCTACAAACCCAAGGAGCTGGACTTCAGCGCGGCCATGGCGGCGGCGCGCACCAGCGCCGGCGGCGACACCATGTCCGCCACCGAGCCCAATCACATGGGCGCGAACGGCGGCACCATCTCTGACCAATCGCGCGTCACCGAGATCGCGGCGTCGATGATCAGCGACGGGCGCGGCACCACCAACCCCAGCTTTGACGGCAACGGCGTCGACCTTGATCGCACCATGGCCGGCATGGCCGAGAACTCGTTGCAGTACGGCGCCAGCGCCCGGGCGGCGTCGAAGAAGCTGGCCATCTTGCGCTACGCCACCGACGGTGGCAGCTAA
- the fliF gene encoding flagellar basal-body MS-ring/collar protein FliF translates to MESLFAPLRQLQARFARLPSGLRTAIMVVGVVVALIITIAQLGNSAGHYEYAFTNLSAEDSAEAASQLKAAKIAFRMEAGGTALSVPATQVYDARLLLAGMGLPRGGGVGFEIFDRGDLGVSDFTQRVNLRRAIEGELGRTIGRLAAVRSARVHVTLPEKGLYRDDDRKASAAVVLNLQPGRTMNEKELAGVRHLVSSAVAGLNPDSVSVMDGRGAVLAGDSSADSKAATQQHDMEHGLEQRITDLLEPAVGQGAVIAKVTAAFDTADVETTADTYDPDSSSVRSEHKTSEQTAQDSSAGAGVAGSAANVPGAGVPGGGAGNKGSSQREDETRNYELSKTVTHTVSRGPRLRRLSVAVLLESPDGKPRPDAEVARLADLAKSAVGFDAKRGDQFQISSSTFSKPPAGEEVPAIPLWEQPRMMRIAQLVGGFVLLLLVAVAVLKMKGRGAPALTGTYSAAALLKPGAKVGEIEAAMAANGQSLAGSPSGVGLPSSKDPNAQVRDRARELAAVDPQRAAHLLRAWINADSDEAKRA, encoded by the coding sequence ATGGAGTCGCTTTTTGCTCCCTTGCGGCAGCTGCAGGCGCGGTTCGCTCGCCTGCCGTCCGGCTTGCGCACCGCCATCATGGTGGTCGGGGTCGTCGTGGCGTTGATCATCACCATCGCCCAGCTGGGAAATTCCGCCGGGCACTATGAATATGCCTTCACCAATCTGTCCGCCGAAGACAGCGCCGAAGCGGCGTCGCAGCTGAAGGCGGCGAAGATCGCCTTTCGCATGGAGGCCGGCGGCACGGCGCTGTCGGTGCCGGCCACGCAGGTCTACGACGCGCGGCTGTTGCTGGCGGGCATGGGCCTGCCGCGCGGGGGCGGCGTGGGCTTTGAAATTTTTGATCGCGGCGATCTCGGCGTTTCGGATTTCACCCAGCGGGTGAACCTGCGCCGGGCCATCGAGGGCGAGCTCGGACGAACCATCGGCCGCCTGGCCGCCGTGCGCTCGGCGCGCGTACACGTCACGCTGCCGGAGAAGGGCCTTTATCGCGACGACGATCGCAAGGCGTCGGCGGCGGTGGTGCTGAACCTGCAACCGGGCCGGACGATGAACGAGAAAGAACTGGCCGGCGTGCGCCACCTGGTGTCGTCGGCGGTGGCGGGCCTCAACCCCGACAGCGTGTCGGTGATGGACGGGCGGGGCGCCGTGCTGGCGGGCGACAGCTCGGCCGATTCCAAGGCGGCCACCCAGCAGCACGACATGGAGCACGGATTGGAACAGCGGATCACCGATCTGCTGGAGCCGGCGGTGGGGCAGGGCGCGGTGATCGCCAAGGTCACGGCGGCCTTCGACACCGCCGACGTCGAGACCACCGCCGACACCTACGATCCCGACTCGTCCTCGGTGCGCAGCGAGCACAAGACCAGCGAGCAGACGGCGCAGGACAGCTCGGCCGGGGCGGGCGTCGCCGGCTCGGCAGCCAATGTTCCCGGCGCGGGTGTGCCGGGCGGCGGCGCGGGCAACAAGGGCTCGTCGCAGCGTGAGGACGAGACGCGCAATTACGAGCTCAGCAAGACCGTCACGCACACGGTGTCGCGCGGGCCGCGCCTCAGGCGCCTGTCGGTGGCCGTGCTGCTGGAATCACCGGACGGCAAGCCGCGTCCCGACGCCGAGGTGGCGCGCCTGGCCGATCTGGCCAAGAGCGCGGTGGGCTTCGACGCCAAGCGCGGCGATCAGTTCCAGATCTCCAGCTCGACCTTCAGCAAACCGCCGGCTGGCGAAGAGGTGCCGGCCATTCCCCTGTGGGAGCAACCGCGCATGATGCGCATCGCCCAGCTGGTCGGTGGATTCGTCTTGCTGCTGCTGGTGGCGGTGGCGGTGTTGAAGATGAAAGGGCGCGGCGCGCCGGCCCTGACCGGGACGTATTCGGCGGCCGCGCTGCTGAAGCCGGGCGCGAAGGTCGGGGAGATCGAAGCGGCGATGGCGGCCAACGGCCAGTCCTTGGCGGGGTCGCCGTCGGGGGTGGGTTTGCCGTCGTCGAAAGATCCGAACGCGCAGGTTCGTGATCGCGCCAGAGAGTTGGCGGCGGTGGACCCGCAGCGGGCGGCACACCTCTTGCGAGCATGGATAAACGCGGACAGTGACGAGGCAAAACGTGCCTGA
- a CDS encoding sigma-54 dependent transcriptional regulator: MANSQAMREVLAASEDVAVGSTTVLLLGESGTGKEVVARHIHRCSPRANGPWVAVNCAALPADLLESELFGHERGAFTGAVDRRVGRIEQADKGTLLLDEISEMPLALQAKLLRVLQEREVDRVGGGKPVPVDVRVIATSNRDLGEMVRLRQFRQDLYYRLFVFPIVLPPLRERPDDIPALVDHLLQKLSESLGRPAPTLSDGAQAALSTYAYPGNVRELGNILERALVRCRVSTLELGHLWPTESREPAGHSLAAPSPSPSPSLSSSSPVSGSGSAPAIVRPHSGGVLPERRFLPEGVPIDLPSLERLAIQEALRRVNGNRTHAARLLGISLRTLRNKLREYRARATSADGQILPSGFAASDGEDGAVDEGALAQPSHSSEGGNGDHGDEEQAA, from the coding sequence GTGGCGAACAGCCAGGCGATGCGCGAGGTGCTGGCGGCTTCCGAGGACGTGGCGGTCGGATCGACGACGGTCCTGTTGCTGGGCGAAAGCGGCACCGGCAAGGAGGTGGTGGCGCGCCACATTCATCGCTGCTCGCCGCGGGCGAACGGACCGTGGGTGGCGGTGAACTGCGCGGCGCTGCCGGCGGATCTGCTGGAGAGCGAGCTGTTCGGTCACGAGCGCGGCGCCTTCACCGGCGCCGTCGATCGGCGCGTCGGGCGCATCGAGCAAGCGGACAAGGGAACGCTGCTGCTCGACGAGATCTCGGAGATGCCACTGGCGCTGCAGGCCAAGCTGCTGCGCGTTCTGCAGGAACGCGAAGTGGATCGCGTGGGCGGTGGCAAGCCGGTCCCCGTCGACGTGCGCGTCATCGCCACCTCGAACCGCGACCTGGGCGAGATGGTGCGGTTGCGGCAATTTCGCCAGGACCTTTATTACCGCCTGTTCGTCTTTCCGATCGTGCTGCCACCCTTGCGCGAGCGGCCCGACGACATTCCGGCGCTGGTCGATCACCTGCTGCAAAAGCTGTCCGAATCGCTGGGTCGGCCGGCGCCGACGCTGTCGGACGGCGCACAAGCGGCGCTGTCGACGTACGCCTATCCAGGCAACGTCCGCGAACTCGGCAACATCCTCGAGCGCGCGCTGGTGCGCTGCCGGGTCTCGACGCTGGAGCTCGGCCACCTCTGGCCGACGGAGTCGCGCGAGCCCGCCGGCCATTCGCTGGCCGCGCCGTCGCCGTCGCCGTCGCCTTCGCTTTCGTCGTCGTCGCCGGTCAGCGGATCTGGGTCCGCACCCGCCATCGTCCGGCCACATTCGGGCGGCGTCCTTCCCGAGCGGCGATTTCTCCCTGAAGGCGTTCCCATCGATCTGCCGTCGCTGGAACGGCTGGCCATCCAGGAAGCGTTGCGCCGGGTGAACGGCAACCGCACACACGCCGCGCGGCTTCTGGGAATCAGCCTGCGCACGCTGCGCAACAAGCTGCGTGAATATCGGGCGCGGGCAACTTCTGCCGATGGGCAGATCCTGCCGTCCGGGTTTGCCGCCAGCGACGGTGAAGACGGTGCGGTCGATGAAGGGGCGCTGGCACAACCCTCGCATTCAAGTGAAGGCGGAAACGGCGACCACGGAGACGAGGAGCAAGCAGCATGA
- a CDS encoding flagellar motor protein: MDITSIGGIVFAIACILGGQALEGGHAGSLMQATAAIIVIGGTIGAVAVAFPMSDFVRGLKMGKDAFKNKKSDIPELIKQVVDLAGVARREGVLALEQRLAELKDPFLKRAVGFLVDGVDAAVARDSLEAQVHAEFEEGNVAAKVWESGGGFAPTVGILGAVLGLIHVMENLSDPSKLGGGIATAFVATVYGVGLANLFFLPVANKLKRKLVLERERKTIIAEGVLSIQAGLNPRVLEEKLAAYAGGHGGGHEKEKEK, from the coding sequence ATGGATATTACGTCGATAGGCGGCATCGTCTTCGCGATTGCTTGCATTCTGGGCGGGCAGGCGCTGGAGGGCGGGCACGCCGGATCGCTGATGCAGGCGACGGCGGCGATCATCGTCATCGGCGGCACCATCGGCGCGGTCGCGGTGGCGTTTCCGATGAGCGACTTTGTGCGCGGCCTGAAAATGGGCAAAGACGCCTTCAAAAATAAAAAGAGTGATATCCCAGAATTGATCAAGCAGGTGGTCGATCTGGCGGGCGTGGCGCGCCGCGAAGGCGTGCTGGCTCTGGAGCAGCGCCTGGCAGAGCTCAAGGATCCGTTCCTGAAGCGGGCGGTCGGTTTTCTGGTCGACGGCGTCGATGCGGCGGTGGCGCGCGATTCATTGGAAGCGCAGGTGCACGCGGAATTCGAAGAAGGCAACGTGGCCGCCAAGGTCTGGGAGTCGGGTGGAGGGTTTGCTCCCACGGTCGGAATCCTGGGCGCGGTGCTCGGCCTGATTCACGTCATGGAGAACCTGTCCGATCCGTCGAAGCTGGGTGGCGGCATCGCCACCGCGTTCGTGGCGACGGTGTACGGCGTGGGCCTGGCCAATCTTTTCTTCTTGCCGGTGGCCAACAAGCTGAAGCGCAAGCTGGTCCTGGAACGCGAGCGCAAGACCATCATCGCCGAGGGCGTGCTGTCCATCCAGGCCGGCCTGAACCCGCGCGTGCTGGAGGAGAAGCTGGCGGCGTACGCGGGCGGCCACGGCGGCGGACACGAAAAAGAGAAAGAAAAATAA
- a CDS encoding FliG C-terminal domain-containing protein, with product MPDLRTYDRDKSSTGAARAAALLLGLGADLAASIFQHLDEGSVRRIAAGAREIRANPDAVPMALSEFITALGVVGGDAAAGDRLLREISEQVLGSDVTRRAFDGSAPPPQVDEMLGPAAQADPEALAMILSREQPQTVALVLGAIDPTRAAMVMKLIPEGQRPQVLRRLATLEGVAPEVLREVGNGLSAELKASIASGMRRFDGKGAAVELLRRSPAAQQTEAVQEIEKEDPELAADLRTKLFTFQDLVNLSDRDIQTFLREVDTSRLGIALKGASTAVKDKILKNMSSRAAQMLSDDIGAMGPMKLSDVDLAQGELVKIAFTLAEQGRITVVSPADKMV from the coding sequence GTGCCTGATCTACGAACATACGACCGAGACAAATCCAGCACCGGTGCGGCCCGCGCGGCGGCGTTGCTGCTGGGCCTGGGCGCCGACCTGGCGGCGTCGATCTTCCAGCACCTTGATGAAGGGTCGGTGCGGCGGATCGCCGCCGGCGCGCGCGAGATCAGAGCCAATCCCGACGCCGTGCCGATGGCGCTGAGCGAGTTCATCACCGCTCTCGGCGTGGTGGGCGGCGACGCCGCGGCCGGCGATCGCCTGCTGCGGGAGATCTCCGAGCAGGTGCTGGGCAGCGACGTCACCCGCCGCGCCTTCGACGGTTCGGCCCCGCCACCCCAGGTCGACGAGATGCTGGGCCCGGCGGCCCAGGCCGATCCGGAAGCGCTGGCCATGATTCTGTCACGCGAGCAGCCGCAGACGGTGGCGCTGGTCCTGGGCGCCATAGATCCGACGCGGGCGGCGATGGTGATGAAGTTGATCCCGGAGGGCCAGCGCCCGCAGGTGCTGCGCCGCCTGGCCACCCTGGAAGGCGTGGCGCCCGAGGTGCTGCGCGAGGTGGGCAACGGTTTGTCCGCCGAACTGAAGGCGTCCATCGCCAGCGGCATGCGCCGCTTCGACGGCAAGGGCGCGGCGGTTGAACTCTTGCGCCGCAGTCCGGCCGCGCAGCAGACCGAAGCGGTGCAGGAGATCGAAAAAGAAGATCCGGAACTGGCCGCTGATCTGCGCACGAAACTTTTCACCTTCCAGGACCTGGTCAATCTCTCCGACCGCGACATCCAGACTTTTCTGCGCGAGGTCGACACCAGCCGTCTGGGCATCGCCCTCAAGGGCGCTTCGACGGCGGTCAAAGACAAGATCCTGAAGAACATGTCGTCGCGCGCGGCGCAGATGCTGTCCGACGACATCGGGGCGATGGGACCGATGAAGTTGTCGGACGTCGATCTGGCGCAGGGCGAGCTGGTCAAGATCGCCTTCACGCTGGCCGAGCAGGGCCGCATCACCGTGGTCAGCCCAGCGGACAAGATGGTGTGA
- the fliE gene encoding flagellar hook-basal body complex protein FliE yields the protein MSIENIKTISPADLGGIDGIDGPRAPAGNLRGPDGASFAETLGKAFSAVESTQVAADDQAARVAMGGGNLHEMSLALEKADISLRLATKVRNKLLDAYNEIMRMGV from the coding sequence ATGAGCATCGAGAACATCAAGACCATCAGCCCCGCCGACCTGGGCGGCATCGACGGGATCGACGGGCCGCGCGCACCCGCCGGCAACCTGCGCGGCCCCGACGGGGCGTCGTTCGCCGAAACCCTGGGCAAGGCGTTTTCCGCGGTGGAAAGCACGCAAGTGGCCGCCGACGATCAGGCGGCGCGCGTGGCCATGGGCGGCGGCAACCTGCACGAGATGTCGCTGGCCCTGGAGAAGGCGGACATCTCGCTGCGCCTGGCCACCAAGGTCCGCAACAAGCTGCTGGACGCTTACAACGAGATCATGCGGATGGGGGTGTAA
- a CDS encoding flagellar hook protein FlgE, which translates to MSLISSLYTGASGLDANTTDLSVIGDNIANSNTTGFKASRADFSDAMAQQLIGGDSGISQIGLGVQVGSIQQIITQGSLSNTGIATDLAIQGNGYFAVKGTHDGQSGTYLTRDGQFTVDATGNLVNADGLTVQGYMADATGKLATSPSDLKVGASMAPPSASANITMQANLNAEDPAIAAAFDPANPTTTSNTSNSVTVYDASGAAHQVDVFYTKTAANTWTWNAMTAGVAAPVGTGTLTFDPAGTGALVSQTGTISATFPNMTAAQTINVNFGDGTGGVPAGTGLLGVTQFSSPDSTSKISQDGFAAGSLANVSIDSSGKINGAFTNGQTRVIGQVATAVVASADKMSRVGGNLFMTNNQSGDATIGAPSTGGRGGITAGALEQSNVDLANEFVHMISTQRAYQANGKTVTTADALLVELMNIKR; encoded by the coding sequence ATGAGTCTCATCTCGTCCTTGTATACGGGGGCCTCTGGCCTCGACGCAAACACCACCGATCTGTCGGTGATCGGCGACAACATCGCCAATTCCAACACCACGGGCTTCAAAGCCAGCCGCGCCGATTTTTCGGACGCCATGGCGCAACAGCTGATCGGCGGCGACTCTGGGATCTCCCAGATCGGTCTGGGCGTCCAGGTCGGTTCGATCCAGCAGATCATCACCCAGGGCTCGCTGTCCAACACCGGGATAGCGACGGACCTGGCCATCCAGGGCAACGGTTACTTCGCCGTCAAAGGCACGCACGACGGACAGTCCGGCACGTACTTGACCCGTGACGGTCAGTTCACAGTCGACGCCACCGGGAACCTGGTCAACGCGGACGGCCTCACCGTTCAGGGATACATGGCCGATGCCACCGGCAAGCTGGCCACCTCACCGAGCGATCTGAAGGTGGGGGCGTCGATGGCGCCGCCGTCGGCCAGCGCAAACATCACCATGCAGGCGAACCTGAACGCCGAGGATCCCGCCATCGCCGCGGCGTTCGATCCGGCCAACCCGACCACGACGTCGAACACGTCGAACAGCGTGACGGTGTACGACGCCTCGGGCGCGGCGCACCAGGTCGACGTCTTCTATACAAAGACGGCGGCCAACACCTGGACCTGGAACGCCATGACGGCGGGCGTGGCGGCGCCGGTGGGCACTGGCACGCTGACCTTCGATCCGGCCGGCACCGGCGCCCTGGTGTCTCAGACCGGAACGATCAGCGCCACCTTCCCCAACATGACGGCGGCGCAGACCATCAACGTCAACTTCGGCGACGGCACGGGCGGCGTGCCCGCCGGCACCGGCTTGCTGGGCGTCACCCAGTTCTCCAGCCCGGACAGCACGTCGAAGATCAGCCAGGACGGCTTCGCGGCCGGCTCGCTGGCGAACGTCTCGATCGACAGCTCGGGCAAGATCAACGGCGCGTTCACCAACGGGCAGACGCGCGTCATCGGCCAGGTCGCCACCGCGGTGGTGGCATCGGCCGACAAGATGAGCCGGGTGGGCGGAAACCTGTTCATGACCAACAACCAGTCGGGCGACGCGACGATAGGCGCGCCGTCGACGGGGGGCCGCGGCGGGATCACGGCGGGCGCGCTGGAGCAGTCCAACGTCGATCTGGCGAACGAGTTCGTTCACATGATCTCCACCCAGCGGGCCTACCAGGCCAACGGCAAGACCGTCACCACGGCGGACGCGCTGCTGGTCGAGTTGATGAACATCAAGAGGTAG
- the flgC gene encoding flagellar basal body rod protein FlgC yields the protein MDFLTALRISGSGLSVERTRVNLASSNLANAETTRTAAGGPYKRLDPVIQAVPFAPELGQASEMTPSMDPTISSIVADQSPGKKVYSPGHPDADPEGFVTFPNVNPVYEVVNLMSASRTYEANATAIDTLKTMAQRGLDISR from the coding sequence ATGGACTTTCTCACCGCCCTGCGCATCAGCGGCTCCGGCCTTTCGGTCGAGCGCACGCGCGTGAACCTGGCCTCGTCGAACCTGGCCAACGCCGAGACCACCCGCACCGCCGCCGGCGGTCCTTACAAGCGTCTGGATCCGGTGATTCAGGCGGTGCCGTTCGCGCCCGAGCTAGGCCAGGCATCGGAGATGACGCCGTCGATGGACCCGACGATCTCCAGCATCGTCGCCGATCAAAGCCCGGGCAAGAAGGTGTACAGCCCCGGCCATCCCGACGCCGATCCGGAAGGCTTCGTCACCTTCCCCAACGTCAACCCGGTCTACGAAGTGGTGAACCTGATGTCGGCGTCGCGCACGTACGAAGCCAACGCCACCGCCATCGACACGCTCAAGACCATGGCCCAGCGGGGCCTGGACATCTCGCGCTGA